A window of the Pseudoliparis swirei isolate HS2019 ecotype Mariana Trench chromosome 13, NWPU_hadal_v1, whole genome shotgun sequence genome harbors these coding sequences:
- the tnrc6ba gene encoding trinucleotide repeat-containing gene 6B protein, whose product MEDKKRKKDDKRKREASQKATEQKNKVPDLTKPVSAQSPATQSSSASPSPGPTPSASPSPATLGPGSAASPSQGGNNAKRLAVANGQPTSTTISSSTAGGPGAAGNGSTSSGGGAQAPQQQPRYMPREVPPRFRCQQDHKVLLKRGQPPLSSMLLGGGGGGGGGGDGPNANMAAVSDSGAAASSSLALTSSVAASTTTTSNYANSMWGASSGSQVSSQGREKVIVDGNDLEEWPSIAGSEGVGASFTGAGGVSSNNGIPVNGISASGNQSSPTSSFSLPNECMQSSNGVAWGTAASPGHLGGGNAVASAGPPLQQPSSLSKASAVPGSHDASGPVDGSSGIPGANFNPNANPSAWPALVQQDGPAAAGEGGPSSFHHQGPGGSLSANNSASLSLALGGGSAGVLGGPPPLSVNQSSTHQRQLHQMQSRDREMGVGKWDSESAGPKIVGGEGIGAGMDRGVGGSEMSVGDHSLASSWRGQSSYAAANSKLGASRTDGWEAGVGGTGGFEAAEGDNGTSGWGYQSSTSGVGAWGSAGTEGNSSQTSGVSQGGWGSSGVGGERGVSGGEWGGSSTGIGGANSGGEGIAGACSSNSSSSGGSTAGNAPATSSSSSTATTMTRAWDNHKGESETGEWGGGVEPQGAQGGSSSSGGNSRNGAEPNSRHSCPPHPEPNAEAALENLLSRSDLDPRVLSNTGWGQTQIRQNTSWDFEEHGRQSKGRSSSSATSKHASSLGGSSQYSGGPRTLITDSMGPGVNPSLVPSAGSSGEGWESSNSSSSGASLSGRAPPTSGPNMRNLGVSQSGPVTKTGPGMGSGVMPGHSQQGKATGWGGGGMGAGDTQQAKSWGNEEWRDGGSGRGGNGGGRGDVGQQGDSVSAGWGGNKEEKGAGGWKEMGGNGGGSGWGAGQKVGAGRDWGEQQSKSNSGGGGWEDDRKNGGGNSGGDSGVGSWGSWDEGAPRRTWGAGGTGGGGGGGGGGLGSKPHQSWSGGNKMHQMPNSQPGSITAPQAQQQQQQSQPRNQHPQRQPALDQGAMQGVGGRKPISQAQNQNQNSGWTSGPIPGSSGGGGSGSEPSGWEEPSPQSISRKNEIDDGTSAWGDPTHYNYKPVNLWDKNGAPAGQQPHDQQPHSQVQPQTQAQAQAQAQAQAQAKQQQQQQQQQQQQQQQPPPIQQQPSRQAAALGGNRDFNTGHGPVKTSAIGPSGWGGTSPTSPSIDNGTAAWGKTTDAPSGWGDPDDAEGKTAGWGNPPPNPIQSGSKSMQDGWGDKEASVAASRHPSWEEEEEGGGGGSSGGMWNSPGSQGSSSSWGQGSNGGWGQTHPGKKPTSKGSLKVGGGDSWMSPINKQFSNMGLMNDDPGSQNIDLSLGSLQEKKMDMEKRGMGMNDYNGDIRKGGRGGGAGMAYRPPGSKDAAPGDAGSYYDKTLPLTNQDWCLGEEGPCSLYSPPTIYKPQSLFNHNIPFRQGGHGIFGSSGGMAQSRHQPPVPPINPSPGIRAQVPHQFLSPQVPASVLKQMPPPSGSVGGVGGVGGVAGVGGGVFPPQLSPQHIAMLSSIYPPHIQFQLACQLLLQQQQQPQQQQQQQQQQQQQQLLQNQRKFPPNVRQQADPQQLARIMAVLQQQRQQQQVGGLGGSSKLSPSHHGGVGGVGPKLLGSDSLPHPGLAGTVADLHQKTLGPYSGFGSGVNLPGLDLGGSVGGGPGGMKDLGIQQQSRFKWMMEGQSSPDTSSPDNAFHKNGPVTPMKMPGGSPYSQYDMMVGDGLGDNWHRTPGTKMGTKPPTTPSWPPEFQPGVPWKGIDRVDPDSDPYMTPGSMMGNAVSPNLNDTEHQLLQDNTDSTPPLNTMLPSPGAWPYSASDSPLNNAHNSVKYTDYKTSWPPEPIGHKSWKATRGSSQSQLSRPPPGLASQKQPSPSNWSGGAPRLAGRGWGGGSSTAASTWSDGSSRESCWLVLSNLTPQIDGSTLRTICMQHGPLLTFHLGLTQGTALIRYGSKQEAAKAQSALHMCVLGNTTILAEFVSEEDVARYIAHSQAGGAGSGGTTAGSAGSGPTASSTVGSNGNGGSCERGVAGGGGGGVEGGGGSAAGGAGNGGSGPSSSGWQSLDSTGSSLDQSGAQGPGLGIFAQWSSNGTGMGGAGGVEGGRQGLWGGMGGMSGAGYPSSSSLWGSPALDDRHQMGSPASLLPGDLLGGGAD is encoded by the exons GCcacagaacaaaaaaacaaag TGCCAGACTTGACCAAGCCGGTGTCTGCCCAGTCTCCTGCCACTCAGAGCAGCTCTGCCTCCCCCAGCCCTGGACCCACCCCCTCTGCCTCCCCATCCCCAGCCACCTTGGGCCCTGGCAGTGCTGCCAGCCCGTCACAGGGCGGCAACAATGCCAAGCGCCTGGCGGTGGCCAACGGACAGCCAACCTCCACCACCATTTCTTCCTCCACCGCTGGCGGCCCCGGTGCTGCTGGAAACGGCAGTACGAGTAGCGGAGGCGGAGCTCAAGCGCCTCAGCAGCAACCGCGCTACATGCCGAGAGAAGTGCCACCGCGATTCCGCTGCCAGCAGGACCATAAAGTGCTACTGAAGAGGGGTCAGCCGCCACTGTCCTCCATGCtgcttggaggaggaggaggaggaggaggaggaggagatggcccCAATGCAAACATGGCTGCTGTCTCAG atTCTGGTGCAGCTGCCTCATCCTCATTGGCCCTCACCTCATCAGTTGCtgcttctactactactacttctaaTTATGCAAATTCCATGTGGGGGGCAAGCTCAGGCAGCCAAGTCTCCTCTCAGGGCAGGGAGAAGGTGATCGTGGATGGCAACGACCTGGAGGAATGGCCGAGCATCGCTGGCAGTGAAGGGGTAGGAGCTTCTTTCACTGGGGCTGGAGGGGTCAGCAGCAACAATGGGATTCCTGTGAACGGCATTAGTGCCTCTGGCAACCAATCCTCACCCACTTCCTCGTTCTCTTTGCCCAATGAATGTATGCAGTCGTCCAACGGTGTGGCGTGGGGGACGGCTGCCTCCCCGGGTCATCTCGGAGGAGGAAATGCAGTAGCTTCAGCTGGGCCTCCGCTACAACAGCCCTCCTCACTTTCCAAAGCCTCCGCTGTGCCAGGGAGCCATGATGCCAGTGGCCCCGTTGACGGCAGCAGTGGGATTCCAGGTGCCAACTTCAATCCAAATGCCAACCCTTCGGCCTGGCCTGCCCTGGTACAGCAGGATGGGCCCGCTGCTGCAGGGGAAGGAGGTCCGTCTTCCTTCCATCACCAGGGCCCAGGAGGGTCTTTATCTGCCAACAACTCTGCTTCCCTGAGCCTGGCGTTGGGAGGCGGGTCAGCCGGGGTGCTGGGGGGTCCCCCACCTTTATCTGTGAATCAATCAAGCACCCATCAGCGGCAACTTCACCAAATGCAATCCAGAGACCGAGAGATGGGAGTGGGCAAGTGGGACAGCGAATCAGCGGGACCAAAAATCGTAGGGGGGGAAGGGATTGGTGCAGGAATGGACCGTGGTGTGGGAGGAAGCGAGATGAGTGTGGGAGACCACAGCCTTGCCTCCTCGTGGAGAGGCCAGTCTTCTTATGCTGCAGCTAACTCCAAATTGGGTGCCTCAAGGACTGATGGATGGGAGGCTGGAGTAGGTGGCACAGGGGGATTCGAAGCTGCTGAAGGAGATAATGGGACCTCGGGTTGGGGGTATCAGAGTTCAACTAGTGGGGTTGGTGCTTGGGGCAGTGCTGGAACTGAGGGAAACAGTAGTCAAACCTCCGGGGTATCTCAGGGAGGGTGGGGGTCATCAGGagtcggaggagagagaggagtttcTGGTGGTGAATGGGGTGGGAGCTCCACTGGTATTGGTGGCGCTAATTCAGGAGGGGAGGGAATTGCTGGAGCATGCAGCAGTAACAGCAGCAGTAGTGGGGGCAGCACAGCTGGCAACGCCCCAgccacctcttcctcttcctcaacagCCACCACTATGACCAGAGCTTGGGACAATCACAAGGGGGAAAGTGAAACGGGGGAATGGGGTGGGGGAGTAGAACCACAGGGAGCACAGGGAGGATCTTCCTCTAGTGGTGGAAATTCGAGAAATGGGGCCGAGCCCAACAGTAGACACAGTTGTCCTCCCCACCCTGAACCTAACGCTGAAGCTGCCTTAGAAAACCTGCTCAGCCGGTCTGATCTGGACCCTCGCGTGCTGTCCAACACGGGCTGGGGCCAAACACAGATCCGACAAAACACGTCCTGGGACTTTGAAGAACATGGACGACAGAGTAAAGgtagatcatcatcatcagctacATCAAAACACGCATCTTCTCTTGGTGGTTCTTCTCAGTATTCTGGTGGACCCAGGACTCTAATCACTGATTCAATGGGTCCAGGGGTCAATCCCTCCCTGGTTCCATCTGCTGGGTCGTCCGGAGAGGGCTGGGAGAGCAGCAACAGTAGCAGTAGTGGGGCCTCCCTGTCTGGGAGAGCCCCACCAACTTCAGGCCCCAACATGAGGAATCTTGGCGTCTCACAATCTGGGCCAGTGACCAAAACAGGACCCGGAATGGGGTCGGGTGTAATGCCAGGACATAGCCAGCAGGGTAAGGCTACAggctggggtggaggagggatggGGGCCGGGGATACCCAGCAGGCCAAGAGCTGGGGAAACGAGGAATGGAGAGACGGTGGTAGTGGTAGAGGAGGAAATGGAGGAGGGCGGGGTGATGTTGGGCAACAGGGCGACTCGGTGAGTGCAGGCTGGGGAGGAAATAAGGAGGAGAAAGGGGCAGGGGGGTGGAAAGAAATGGGAGGGAATGGAGGAGGCAGTGGATGGGGAGCAGGCCAGAAGGTTGGGGCAGGTAGGGACTGGGGAGAGCAACAGTCCAAATCAAATAGCGGAGGAGGGGGATGGGAGGATGACAGGAAGAATGGAGGCGGAAACTCAGGTGGGGATTCAGGTGTGGGTAGTTGGGGCAGCTGGGATGAGGGTGCTCCGCGGAGAACCTGGGGAGCAGGtggcacaggaggaggagggggaggaggaggagggggcttgGGGTCTAAACCCCATCAAAGTTGGAGTGGAGGAAACAAAATGCACCAGATGCCAAACAGCCAGCCGGGTTCCATCACAGCTCCGCAGGCacaacagcaacagcaacaaTCACAGCCCCGCAATCAGCATCCGCAGCGACAACCAGCGTTGGACCAAGGGGCTATGCAAGGGGTCGGGGGTCGGAAACCCATCTCTCAAGCCCAGAATCAGAACCAAAACTCAGGCTGGACCTCAGGGCCCATTCCTGGCAGCTCCGGTGGAGGTGGATCTGGATCTGAACCAAGCGGATGGGAGGAACCCTCGCCGCAGTCTATAAGCAGAAAGAACGAGATAGATGATGGAACATCAGCATGGGGCGACCCAACCCATTACAACTACAAGCCAGTCAACCTGTGGGATAAGAACGGCGCCCCTGCTGGACAGCAGCCACATGACCAGCAGCCACATAGCCAGGTTCAGCCTCAAACTCAAGCTCAAGctcaggctcaggctcaggctcaggctcaagctaagcaacaacaacagcaacaacaacaacagcaacaacagcaacaacaaccaccTCCAATACAGCAGCAGCCTAGCAGACAAGCTGCAGCACTTGGAGGTAACAGAGACTTCAACACTGGCCATGGACCGGTAAAAACTTCAGCTATTG GGCCGTCAGGTTGGGGTGGTACTTCTCCAACGAGTCCTTCAATAGACAATGGCACAGCAGCGTGGGGAAAGACGACTGACGCACCTTCTGGTTGGGGAGACCCCGACGACGCTGAAGGGAAGACGGCGGGCTGGGGCAACCCTCCTCCAAACCCCATCCAATCTG GTTCAAAGTCTATGCAAGATGGCTGGGGGGATAAAGAGGCCTCTGTGGCTGCCTCGCGTCACCCaagctgggaggaggaggaggaaggaggcggcggcggca gcagcggcGGCATGTGGAACAGCCCCGGCTCCCAAGGAAGCAGCTCGTCTTGGGGACAAGGAAGCAATGGGGGCTGGGGGCAGACCCACCCTGGGAAGAAACCCACCAGCAAG GGTTCACTGAAGGTCGGCGGAGGAGACTCGTGGAtgagccccatcaacaagcagTTCTCTAACATGGGGCTGATG AATGATGATCCCGGGAGCCAAAACATCGACTTGtctctgggttctctccaggagaagaagatggataTGGAGAAAAGAGGCATGGGGATGAACGATTACAATGGAGAcataaggaagggaggaagaggaggaggagccgggatGGCTTATCGTCCACCTGGTTCCAAAGACGCAGCACCTGGGGACGCTGGGTCCTACTACGACAAG ACCTTGCCTTTGACCAATCAGGATTGGTGCCTTGGGGAGGAGGGTCCTTGCTCTCTGTACTCACCACCCACTATCTACAAGCCCCAATCCCTCTTCAACCACAATATTCCCTTTAGACAA GGCGGTCACGGTATCTTTGGCAGTAGTGGAGGGATGGCTCAGTCAAGACATCAGCCACCTGTCCCACCCATAAACCCGTCCCCAGGGATACGAGCGCAAGTGCCTCATCAGTTCCTGTCACCTCAG GTGCCGGCCTCCGTGCTGAAGCAGATGCCCCCTCCCAGTGGGAGCGTGGGGGGTGTTGGTGGCGTGGGAGGAGTGGCGGGCGTCGGGGGAGGTGTGTTCCCCCCACAGCTGTCTCCCCAGCATATTGCCATGCTCAGCAGCATCTATCCACCTCACATCCAGTTCCAGTTG GCttgccagctcctcctccagcagcagcagcagccgcagcaacagcagcagcagcagcaacaacagcagcaacagcagctgcTGCAAAACCAGAGGAAGTTCCCACCGAATGTGCGGCAGCAGGCTGACCCTCAACAG CTGGCCAGGATCATGGCAGTGCTCCAGCagcagaggcagcagcagcaggtcggGGGTTTAGGCGGCAGCTCCAAGCTTTCCCCCTCCCACCATGGGGGAGTTGGGGGAGTTGGTCCCAAACTGCTGGGCTCTGATTCCCTGCCTCATCCAGGCCTGGCGGGAACTGTGGCTGATCTGCACCAGAAGACTCTTGGACCATATTCCG GATTTGGATCTGGGGTAAACCTCCCAGGTCTGGACCTGGGCGGCTCTGTTGGAGGGGGTCCTGGGGGCATGAAGGACCTCGGGATTCAGCAGCAGTCCCGTTTCAAATGGATGATGGAGGGACAGTCTTCTCCAGACACCTCCTCACCCGACAACGCATTCCACAAAAACG GTCCCGTCACCCCCATGAAGATGCCGGGGGGCTCGCCCTACTCCCAGTACGACATGATGGTTGGGGACGGGCTGGGAGACAACTGGCATCGCACCCCCGGCACCAAGATGGGTACCAAGCCCCCCACCACGCCCAGCTGGCCCCCTG agTTCCAGCCCGGTGTGCCCTGGAAGGGAATCGACCGCGTCGACCCTGACTCCGACCCTTACATGACCCCAGggagcatgatgggaaacgcagTGTCCCCCAATCTCAACGATACCGAGCACCAGTTGTTACAAGACAATACAG ATTCCACCCCTCCCCTCAACACCATGCTGCCTTCACCTGGTGCCTGGCCCTACAGTGCCTCAGACAGTCCCCTCAACAATGCACACAActcag TAAAGTACACAGACTACAAGACCAGCTGGCCCCCAGAGCCCATCGGACACAAATCCTGGAAAGCGACCCGTGGCAGCAGCCAGAGCCAGCTGTCCCGCCCACCTCCAGGACTCGCCAGTCAAAAGCAGCCATCGCCTTCCAATTGGTCTGGAGGAGCCCCTCGATTGGCTGGCCGGGGCTGGGGCGGCGGCTCTAGCACCGCTG cctcaACCTGGAGTGATGGCAGCTCTCGGGAAAGCTGCTGGTTGGTGCTCAGCAACCTCACaccacag ATCGATGGCTCCACTCTGAGGACCATCTGCATGCAGCATGGCCCCCTGCTGACCTTTCACCTTGGCCTGACCCAGGGCACCGCTCTGATTCGCTACGGCTCCAAACAGGAGGCGGCCAAGGCCCAGAGCGCACTCCACAT GTGTGTTCTGGGTAATACCACCATCTTGGCGGAGTTCGTGAGCGAGGAGGACGTGGCTCGCTACATTGCACATTCCCAGGCAGGAGGAGCGGGCAGCGGAGGAACCACGGCCGGGTCCGCAGGCTCCGGGCCGACGGCCTCCTCCACAGTGGGGTCCAACGGTAACGGAGGGAGCTGCGAGAGAGGCgtagcgggaggaggaggaggaggagtagaaggaggaggaggctccgcagctggaggagcaggaaaCGGAGGATCCGGGCCTTCCAGCTCCGGGTGGCAGAGTCTGGACAGCACGGGCAGCTCATTGGACCAGTCCGGCGCCCAGGGGCCCGGGCTGGGCATCTTCGCACAGTGGAGCAGCAACGGGACCGGGATGGGCGGGGCCGGCGGCGTGGAGGGCGGGAGGCAGGGTCTGTGGGGGGGCATGGGGGGGATGAGCGGGGCGGGGtaccccagcagcagcagcctctggGGTTCCCCGGCACTTGACGATCGTCACCAGATGGGCAGCCCCGCCTCGCTGCTGCCCGGGGACCTGCTGGGCGGGGGGGccgactga